The stretch of DNA GCCCAGATGGGTTCGTAGGCGATGACCGTATTGTCGGCCGTGGCCGTGTCGGGGGTGGAGCCGTCAAGTTGGGCGGCGATGATGTCGAGGCAGTCGGGGCCGAGCCGTTCTTCTTCGCTTTCGCCGATACAGATGATGGCGGTGAGGCCTGCGGCGTATGCCGCTTCGGCCTTGGCGCGGACGTGTGCGTCAGTCTCTGCGTGGTCGGCGCGACGTTCGGAGTGGCCGACGATGACGGCTGTGGCGCCTGCGTCCTTGAGCATGGAGGCGGCGATGTCGCCTGTGTGCGCGCCTGAGGTATTGGCGTGGCAGTCCTGGCCGCCGATTTCGACCTTGCTGCCGAGTGTGACATCGGCGGCGCGGGTCAGGAGCGGTGCAGGGGGGCAGATCAGGATTTGCGGGCCGTCCTCGCCGCCGGTGAGCGTCGACAGTTCGGCCAGCATCTCGGGCGTGCCGTTCATCTTCCAGTTGCCTGCTGCCAGTTTGCGCCGCATGTCACTCTCCGCTTTTGGTGGTCGCGGTGGTCCTAGCATTGGGGTGCGCCTTGCGCTAGGGCTGCGCCAAAATGGAGTGCGTGACATGATCCCACGGTTGGATGCTGCCGCTTTGGCAGTTGGCGATGGGCCAAGCCTTGCGGCCTTGGGCGCGGCGGCGACCGGGGTGGGCTTTGCCACTGTTTTCAATACCGCGCTGTCGGCGGAGCGGGTGGACGCGGCGATTGGGACGTATCGTGCGTTTTTTCATTTGCCGGAGGCGGAGAAGCGCGTGGTGGACATGGCGCGGACCGGGTCGAACCGGGGCTGGGGGGCTGCGGGGTCCGAGCAGGTCGATCCGGAGGCGAACCCGGATTACAAGCAGTTCTTTGATGTGGGGTATCAGGTGCCCGCCGGTCATCCCCTTGGGGACAAGCGGTTTTATGCGCCGAACTTGTGGCCGGATGATCCTGAGTTTAAGCGGGTGATTTCAGCGTATTACGATGATGCGGTGGAGGTCGCCACAGGGTTGCTTTCGGCGATTGCGAAGGCCATCGGAGCGGATGCGGCGCATTTTGATGGGGCGTTTGAGGCGCCCATGGCCCTGCTGCGCGGCAATTTTTATCCGGCGCGGCCTGATTGGGCCGGGGCCAAGGATTTCGGGATTGCGACCCATACGGATTACGGGTGTTTGACCCTGCTGGCGACCGATGGGTCGCCGGGCCTGGAGGTTCGGAAGCGTGGGGGCGGGTGGATTCCGGTCAGCGCGCCGCCTGGGGATTTCATTATCAATTTTGGCGAGATGCTGGAGTTTTGGACGGGAGGGCGCGTGAAGGCGACGCCGCATCGGGTGGTTGGAGGCTTGGACGAGCGGATTTCGATCCCGCTGTTTTTCAATCCGAGCTATGACGTGAACGTGGCGCCGGAGAGGTCGGGGCAGGTAATGCTGGCCGGGGACCATCTGAGCGCGCGGTTTGAGGAGACCTATGTGCATTTGCAGGGGAAGTCATAGGGTTGTTGACGTTTGGTGGGCAGATTGCCCACCCTACAAGTGCGTGAGAGCTTCGCGGGCGAGGGCGGAGGCCTCTTCGCTGTCCTCAAGCGCGCTGTCCGGCATGACCCAGTAGGGCATCGCCGTCTCGGCCTTGCCGGGGCGCTCGTAGGTCCAACGCTCCATCCCGAGCGCGTCCAGGCGGTCGATCATGTCGCCGCGGCCTTTCAGCATCAGACGGCCGTCGCGCATCATCACGGCAAAGATCGTGCCACTGGAATAGACACCTATCCCGCCGAACATCTTGCGGGTGCTGAGATCATTTACGCCCGAAAAGAGGTCGAGGACGTGTTCGATCTCGTCTTGCGTGACGGCCATGTCAGCCTGCGTTCTGTTCGGCTTGCAGCTCTTCGACGTCCTTGAACGAGATGCTTTCGCCGCAGCCGCAGGCGTCGGTCACGTTGGGGTTGTTGAATTTGAACCCCGACTCCAGCAGCGAGGTTTCGTAGTCGATTTCCGTGCCGAAGAGGAACATCTGCGCCATGGGCGCGATCATCACGCGCGCGCCGTCCTGTTCGACGGTTTCGTCGTTGGGGTCGGCCTCGTCCACGTATTCCATGGTGTATTCCATGCCTGCGCAACCGCCTTTTTTCACGCCGATGCGGAGGCCGGTATGGCCCTCCTTCTCCATCAGTTTGGAGATTTGCGCGGCGGCGCGGTCGGTGATCGAAACGGCTTGTTTGCCGGGGATGGAGAACATGGGAACCTCCGGGGTTATCCGACAGATAAGGTAGGGCTTTGGAGCGCCGCACGCAAGGGGCGCGGGCGTTTGAGAAAGCTGCTGAGTGCGTCGAGGGCGGCGCGGATGGCAGGGTCGTGTCGGGTGTCCTGGTGGCAGACGAGCCATTCCTCGGATGTGAGCGCGTCGACGATGTCGGACACGCGGATCAGGCCCGGAGCCGTGTCGGCGGCGAATGTGGGCAGGACGACGCGGCCCACGCCGCTTTGGGCGAGCGCCATGCGCACTTGCGGATCGTTGGAGACGGCGACCATGTCGTCGCCGTGATGGGCGATGGTCCATGCCTCTGACGGCAGGGTAGCGGTGTCGTCGCTGGGGCCAATCCAGCCTTTGACATCGTCTGACACGGCGTAAATGGCGTGTTCGACGTAGCCGGTGCGGCGGCCCGCCAGCCAGTCATGATCCGGGCGGCGGTTGCGAATGCCGATGTCGACCTCGCGCCGTTCGATGTCCATGTCGAGATTGCAGCTTACGAATTCAGGCGTCCAGCGGTCGCCGGTGCGCCAGTAGGTCGACAGGTTCCGCGCGAGATAGAGCATGGTCCAGGTGCCCGCCGAGATGCGCACGCGGGGCGGGCCCGACTGGGCGGCAGACCAGTGGGCGATGCCGCGGGCCGCCGCCTCCATTTTTTTGGCCTGTTCGAGCAGGGCGCGCCCTTCGGTCGTGGGGGTGTAGCCCGCAGCGCCGTGGGCGAAGAGCCTGCGGCCCGTGCGCTGTTCCAGCGCTGTCATGCGGCGCGAGAGCGTCGCCTGGCTGAGCCCGGTTTCGTGGGCGGCGCGGGCGAGCGATCCGTGCCGGGCCACGGCGGCGAAGAGCCCGTAATCTGTCCAGTCGGTGATTTGCATGATTGCAAGTCTAGGTGCGGAAGCGGGGTCTGACAATCGGTATCGGCCTGCGCCATATAGGGCTGAGAAGGAAAGGACACTCCATGCAACATCCTTACAAGTCTCTGGAAATGAACAGTGTTTACGCGCAAGAGCAGCGCATATTTGCAAAATTGCAAGCCGAAGAGCAGATCCGCAAGCGCAGGCAGCGCCGCCGTCGGGCGTTGATGTGGGTTTTGCGCCGCTTGTGAGCCGCACAACGAAAAAGGGCCGCCGGTAATTCGGCGGCCCTTGATCAGGCCTGTGGTGCGCGCGGGGATGGCGCGGGGGTACGGGGTTACAGGCCCATGCAGTTCGCGTAGTAGGTGACCGTGGCGGGCCAGTCGGAGAAGACGCCGACCACGCCCACATCCTGTGCCAGCACATCCAGCAACTCGTAATAGACACCATCATGGGTGGTCGCGTCCGCGATGGACTGGAAGTACCAGCCGCCGCCCGAACCCAGCGGGCCGGAGCGCTCGAGCGTCCAGGTGATGATGTTCAGACCGGCGGCCTTGGCTTCGTTGGCGTAGGCCGATGGGACGATTTGGCCGTTTTCCATAGTGACCAGCATCCAAAGCGGTGGGGCCACGTAGCGCACGCCGCGCTCATAGAGGCTGGCCATGCTGTCGGGGTAGGTCGCCGGGTCGTTGGCGTCGAAGCCGTCGATATTGTAGCTGTCGTCGAGATAGACGGCCTGCGCGCCGAAGTCGGGCTCGGCCTCGATCCAGTAGAGCACGTCCTCGAGGTTGAAGGATTGCAGCCAGACGTCCGAGGCGGGGATGCCTGCGGCCTTGTATTCATCGACCAGCTTTTGGGCGTAGTCCTGCTGCGAGAAGCCGTTATGGGGCATCTCGACCGAAGGGGACTTCAATTCGGGCGTGAACTTGGCGCCGAGGGAGGCGAAGAGTTCGATGGATTCTGCGTGCGTCATCAGCTGCGCGCCATCGGTGTAGAGGTCGGTGCGCCAGCCTGCGATCCCGCCCTGATATTCCTCTGCGGTGGTGGCGGAGGCGTCGGCGCTGTCCATCTTGGGCGTCAGCGTTTCAAACTCGGCCAGGGTCAGTTCGGATGTCCGGCACTCGGCCACGGCATCGGTGTCACCGCTGGCGGGCGAGAAGGGCGTGACGCAGGTGCTGGCCAGATCCGTCAGCAGGATGTTGGTCGTGGTGTGCAGGTCGTTCTGCGCGTGGCGGCAGACCAGTTCGTGATCTTCTGTAAAGGTCACGTCGCATTCCAGGATGCCTGCGCCCATGCGGGCTGCTGCCACGTTCGACTCCACGGTGTGTTCCGGGAACATCATCGGCGCGCCACGGTGGCCGATGGAAAAGTCGGACCTGGCCGGGGTCTGGCCCTCGCAGCTTTGCAGCTTGGACTTCAGCTCACCCTCGGGGAGCTTGTCGATCAGGTAGGCGGGGCGGGGGCCGTAGTCGATTGCGACAGGAGTGTGGGCTTCGGCCAGAAGTGCGGCAGGGGCCGACGCGAGCAGCAGGCAGGCAGCGGTGAAACGCATTGATATTTTCCTTGAAAGGGTCTTGACCCGCGCAGCATGCCGCGCCCGTGTGACGGTTTCTCAATGCGTTGATGATGGTTTTGTGACGACGCCAGAGGTGGGCGGATCAGGATCCGCCTTACGAGACTGCTGCAACGATAAAATGCCGCCCGGTAGAGGTGCGACAGCGGACCATGATCCGCCTTTCTTACATGAAGCCCAGTTCGAGGCGCGCCTCGTCTGACATCATTTCCATGCCCCAGGGCGGTTCCCATGTCAGTTCGACATCAACCTGCTTGACGCCGGGCAGGGGTTCGACCGCGTCGGCGACCCAGCCGGGCATTTCGCCCGCGACGGGGCAGCCGGGGGCGGTGAGTGACATGATCACCTTCACCTCGTTCTCGGGGGAGATGTCAATCGTGTAGATTAGGCCGAGTTCGTAGATATTCACCGGGATCTCGGGGTCATAGACCGTGCGGCACGCTTCGACGATCGCCTCGTGCAGCGGATGGTCGGTGGAGGAGGGCGCGATCAGCGGCGTGCCTTCCATCTGTTCTGTGGGTTGGTTCATGGTATCCCCGCACTGGTTCCTGACCGTTTATATAGGGAAAGGGGGGCGGAGGGTAAAGGGTTGGATGCCGACTGGACCGGGTCGGGAACCGTCCAGTCGGCGCTATGCCCCGGCACGCCTGCCGGGGGCGTGGTTACGCGTCTGCGGGGTCTGCGGGAACGAACGGGATCGACGAATGGTGCAGCACGATCTTGAGATCGCCGTCGTCCATTTGCTGGAGGCCGAAGCTGTATTCGACCTTGATCTCTGACCCATCGGTCGTGGTGAAGAAGTAGTTGCCCATCGCCATGGCTGTGTCGCCGCTGATCAGTGTGCCCTCGTTTTCCCAACGCACGTCGGTGTAGGGCGCGATGGCAAAGCCGCCGTCTTCCTCGATGCTGCCGCCGACGAAATAGGACAGCGCCTCGTCAAATGTGCCGCGGAACTGGTCTTCGCTTGCGAGGGTTGGTTTGAAGAGCACGTCCTCTTGGCCGTAGGCATAGAACGTCTCGATATGTGTGCGCGCGGCGGCTTCGTAGTCGCCGCCATCGGTGTGGATCTGGCCGATGTTGACGATCCCTTCGCCCCAGGCGGTTTTGAAGGCGGTCACCTTTTCGGGCGTCAGGGCGGTTTTGTCAGCGGATCCGGCAAGGCCTGCGGTTGCGGCGATGGCGAGCGCGGAGGTGAGGGTCAGTGTCTTCAGCATTGGGCTCTCCTTGGGTTGAGGGCGCCCGTTTTCGGGGCGCGATGACCTAGAGGTGGGCACCGGCGACCGATACTACCAATTGAAAGAAGTTCAGCCAGCCATAGCTTTTATGCATGGATCAACAAGCCTCCCGACGCCCCAGCCTGCGGCAGTTGCAGTATTTCGTGGCCGTGGCAGATCACGCCGCCTTTGGCCGTGCTGCGCGTGCCCTGGCTGTCAGCCAACCCAGCCTGTCCAAGCAGCTGGCCACCATGGAACATGCGTTGGGCGTGGTGTTGTTCGAGCGCACGTCACGCAAGGTCAGGCTGACGGCGGTGGGTGAACGCCTGCTGCCGCGGGCGCGCGAGATCTTGAAGGAGATGCAGGATTTCACTGCCATCGCGCGGGGGGCCAGTGGACCGTTCGGCGATAAACTTGCCATTGGTGTCCTGCCGTCCATTGGTGCCTATTTCATGCCCATCGCCAACCGTCGTCTGCACCAGCTGTACCCGCGCCTGCGTCTGGCTGTGCGCGAGGGGGCAACTGTGCAATTGCTTGATATGCTGCGGGAGGGGCGGCTCGACGCGGTGATCGGGTCGCCTGTGGCGGATCCGGATGTGTCCAGTGCGCCGCTCTTTTCCGAGACCTTGTGGGCGTGTGCTGCGGCGGACGATCCCTTGTCGGCCGCAGAGGGGCCGATCAAGCTGCCGGACTTGGCAGGCAAGCCGATGTTGTCCCTAAGTTCAGAATTTCAGCTGGCCACGATTGTGGCGGGGCTGGCCCGCGAGGCAGGCACCCATATCAGCCGGGACTATCAGGGCGGCAGTCTGGATGCTGTTCGTCAGATGGCGGTCATGGGCGCGGGGGTGGCCGTTTTGCCGTCGCTATACGCGTTGGCCGAGGCGGTGCGGGACCCGGAATTCGTGGTGCGGCGCATTGATCACGCAGACGCGCGCCACGACATCGCGCTTTTGTGGCGCAAGACCTCTCCGCTTGAAGATGATTGCCTGCGACTGGCGGCGCATCTTGTGGAGGTCAAGCGCGAGATCGTCACCGCACGGCCGGATCGGTTTCGATAGAGTGTTGGCTGCGGTAGCACTTGGCCCTTCGTCTTAACCAGTGTTGATTGAAACGCTGAAAAAATGGGCGCACCCGGTGTGGATGCGCCCGCCCTCCGTGAGTGTAGCAAAGGGTCGTCAGTACACCTTGACCTGTATCCCCGTGGCCAGGATGCTGTGCTTGCCGAACTGTTGGCGGGTAGAGAACCGGTAACCGGGTGCGCCCCTGACCGATGATCGAGATGCGGGGCGGCTCAAGGCGGTGGCGCAAGCGCCTGCCCTGATGATGTGATCCGGTCTTCCGAAGACGGTGTCGATGCTGTTGATCAGGACGTAGACCGTCTTGGACAGGGGTGTGCTGCCGGGGACCCCGCCTTTCGCCTTGGGCGGGCGTGTGACCGCAGCTGAAATGCGCTGTATGTGATTGTCCCATCTGTTGGACATGGTCACGCCTCCTGAAATGGTCTTCAAAAAAGTTTCGCGTCGGAACACAGGTTTAGCGTCGTGGCTTGCCCTTGCGTCAGCAAGCCCGGGAGCGTGAGGCTGGCGAAGCCTTGCCTGTGTGGCGGCGGGGCTTTGCCGAACTGTGCCTTTGTTGCGGGAAAATGGGTGGGCGCTTGGCATTTGATGCGCAAAGCGCCGCTGCAAAGATGGCAGTTGTGCCTGTTTATTGTGCAGACCGGGTGTTTGCCGGATCAGGTGGTCCGTGCGCAGGTGAGGCCAATGTGGATGTAATCGCGATGTGCACGCCGCCGCAATCTTGGCTGTCGCGCGACCTTTTTAACTCCAATTCGGTGGCTTTTGGTTGGTGTGGCAGGTTGGGTGGGATCCGCACCAGCGTCTGACAGCGTGTGGTTAACAGCGAAGGAACCGCGCCCAGTCGCCGACACCGGCGGGTTAAGATGAGGCGCAAACACTTGCCGTTTCACCCAATCCGCAACCGCATCGCAGGGGCTTGGCATTTGGGTGTCCGCGCGGCATGAGGGGCCATGAGTAGCTTTTCCTTTGATCTTCAAGCCACGGACGGCCGCGCGCGCACGGGCGTGATTTCGACCCCGCGGGGAGAGATCCGCACGCCCGCCTTCATGCCTGTCGGCACCGCTGCGACCGTCAAGGCGATGATGCCGGACAGCGTGCGCGCCACGGGCGCGGATGTCCTGCTGGGCAACACGTATCACCTGATGCTGCGCCCGACGGCGGAACGCATTGACCGCTTGGGCGGGTTGCATCGGTTCATGAACTGGGACCGGCCCATTCTGACCGACAGCGGCGGGTTTCAGGTGATGAGCCTGGCGGGTCTGCGCAAGCTGACCGAGGAGGGCGTGACTTTCAAATCCCACATTGACGGATCCAAACATGCGCTGACGCCTGAGCGGTCGATGGAGATCCAGCGCCTCTTGGGCTCGGACATCGTGATGTGTTTTGACGAGTGCCCCGCGCTGCCTGCCGACCGGGACCGTATTGCCGAGAGCATGCGCCTGTCGATGCGTTGGGCGCGGCGGTCGCGCGATGCCTTTGGTGACAGGCCGGGCCATGCGCTGTTTGGCATCCAGCAGGGCGGGCTTGAGCAGGATTTGCGGGAGGAGAGTGCCGAGGCGTTGAAGGAGATCGGGTTCGAAGGCTATGCCGTGGGTGGTCTGGCCGTGGGCGAGGGGCAGGAGGCGATGTTCAGTTGTCTGGATTATGCGCCCGAGCAGCTGCCCGGGGACAAGCCGCGCTACTTGATGGGCGTGGGCAAGCCCGATGATATCGTGGGTGCCGTTGCGCGCGGCATAGACATGATGGATTGCGTTCTGCCGTCGCGGTCGGGGCGCACGGGGCAGGTGTTCACCCGCCGCGGTGTTGTGAACATCAAGAACGCCCGCCATTCCGATGATCCGCGCCCCCTGGACGAGTATTGCACCTGTCCAGCCTGTTCCAACTATTCGCGGGCGTATCTGCATCATGTGTTCCGGGCGCAGGAAATGATCTCGGGAATGCTGCTGACCTGGCATAATCTGCATTACTATCAGGAAATTATGCAGGGGATGCGCGACGCGATCGCGGCAGACACCTTCGACACATGGCAAAAGGTGTTTCATGCAACCCGGGCGCAGGGGGATATAGACCCGCTATAGCACTGCGTCAGAGCGCAGGGTCTTGAAATATTTGAGCCCATTGGAATTGAGAGGTGCGTCATGATCTTGAAACGAGTGCTGTTAAAGCTGGGCGATGCGTTCGGGCGGCCCCGCGCCGAAGCGCCCTGGCTGGATATGTTGAAAAGCGGCGTGTTTCCTATGGGCCACGAAGAGGCGTTCAAGTATACGTCGGGCCAGATCCCGATCCCCAACGAAGTGTTGCGCCAAACGGCCAGCCGGCCTGACCTTGGTGGGTTTCACTTCATCGGTTAAAGCTGGTCCGTGGTTGTTTCACAGCTTTTGCAGGGCCTGCCGGGGTCGCGCTTCAACGTACTGGATGTCGGATGGCGTGTTGGAAAGACGGCGCGTTTCCTGACTCTTGATCCCCGGATCAACTATATCGGCTTCGACATCTTCAAACCGGCCATCGACTGGGCGAACGATGCCTTTTCGCCGGTTGTGGGCAAGCGGTTTTAGTTCATGCATGTCGAAGGCATTTCGAAATTCTACAACCCTAGCGGCACGACCCCCGTGACCGAGTACCAGTTTCCCGCTGACGATGAGACTGTTGATCTGGCGCTTTACGC from Tateyamaria omphalii encodes:
- the tpiA gene encoding triose-phosphate isomerase, yielding MRRKLAAGNWKMNGTPEMLAELSTLTGGEDGPQILICPPAPLLTRAADVTLGSKVEIGGQDCHANTSGAHTGDIAASMLKDAGATAVIVGHSERRADHAETDAHVRAKAEAAYAAGLTAIICIGESEEERLGPDCLDIIAAQLDGSTPDTATADNTVIAYEPIWAIGTGRVPTMAQIVETHDMIRANLTARFGDAGAHMRVLYGGSVKPTNAAEIFQAENVDGALVGGASLKASDFQPIIDALAAS
- a CDS encoding isopenicillin N synthase family dioxygenase gives rise to the protein MIPRLDAAALAVGDGPSLAALGAAATGVGFATVFNTALSAERVDAAIGTYRAFFHLPEAEKRVVDMARTGSNRGWGAAGSEQVDPEANPDYKQFFDVGYQVPAGHPLGDKRFYAPNLWPDDPEFKRVISAYYDDAVEVATGLLSAIAKAIGADAAHFDGAFEAPMALLRGNFYPARPDWAGAKDFGIATHTDYGCLTLLATDGSPGLEVRKRGGGWIPVSAPPGDFIINFGEMLEFWTGGRVKATPHRVVGGLDERISIPLFFNPSYDVNVAPERSGQVMLAGDHLSARFEETYVHLQGKS
- a CDS encoding TfoX/Sxy family protein — encoded protein: MAVTQDEIEHVLDLFSGVNDLSTRKMFGGIGVYSSGTIFAVMMRDGRLMLKGRGDMIDRLDALGMERWTYERPGKAETAMPYWVMPDSALEDSEEASALAREALTHL
- a CDS encoding HesB/IscA family protein, which codes for MFSIPGKQAVSITDRAAAQISKLMEKEGHTGLRIGVKKGGCAGMEYTMEYVDEADPNDETVEQDGARVMIAPMAQMFLFGTEIDYETSLLESGFKFNNPNVTDACGCGESISFKDVEELQAEQNAG
- a CDS encoding LysR family transcriptional regulator, with product MQITDWTDYGLFAAVARHGSLARAAHETGLSQATLSRRMTALEQRTGRRLFAHGAAGYTPTTEGRALLEQAKKMEAAARGIAHWSAAQSGPPRVRISAGTWTMLYLARNLSTYWRTGDRWTPEFVSCNLDMDIERREVDIGIRNRRPDHDWLAGRRTGYVEHAIYAVSDDVKGWIGPSDDTATLPSEAWTIAHHGDDMVAVSNDPQVRMALAQSGVGRVVLPTFAADTAPGLIRVSDIVDALTSEEWLVCHQDTRHDPAIRAALDALSSFLKRPRPLRAALQSPTLSVG
- a CDS encoding glycerophosphodiester phosphodiesterase family protein, whose amino-acid sequence is MRFTAACLLLASAPAALLAEAHTPVAIDYGPRPAYLIDKLPEGELKSKLQSCEGQTPARSDFSIGHRGAPMMFPEHTVESNVAAARMGAGILECDVTFTEDHELVCRHAQNDLHTTTNILLTDLASTCVTPFSPASGDTDAVAECRTSELTLAEFETLTPKMDSADASATTAEEYQGGIAGWRTDLYTDGAQLMTHAESIELFASLGAKFTPELKSPSVEMPHNGFSQQDYAQKLVDEYKAAGIPASDVWLQSFNLEDVLYWIEAEPDFGAQAVYLDDSYNIDGFDANDPATYPDSMASLYERGVRYVAPPLWMLVTMENGQIVPSAYANEAKAAGLNIITWTLERSGPLGSGGGWYFQSIADATTHDGVYYELLDVLAQDVGVVGVFSDWPATVTYYANCMGL
- a CDS encoding SUF system Fe-S cluster assembly protein, with amino-acid sequence MNQPTEQMEGTPLIAPSSTDHPLHEAIVEACRTVYDPEIPVNIYELGLIYTIDISPENEVKVIMSLTAPGCPVAGEMPGWVADAVEPLPGVKQVDVELTWEPPWGMEMMSDEARLELGFM
- a CDS encoding phosphoribosyl-AMP cyclohydrolase; translation: MLKTLTLTSALAIAATAGLAGSADKTALTPEKVTAFKTAWGEGIVNIGQIHTDGGDYEAAARTHIETFYAYGQEDVLFKPTLASEDQFRGTFDEALSYFVGGSIEEDGGFAIAPYTDVRWENEGTLISGDTAMAMGNYFFTTTDGSEIKVEYSFGLQQMDDGDLKIVLHHSSIPFVPADPADA
- a CDS encoding LysR family transcriptional regulator — its product is MDQQASRRPSLRQLQYFVAVADHAAFGRAARALAVSQPSLSKQLATMEHALGVVLFERTSRKVRLTAVGERLLPRAREILKEMQDFTAIARGASGPFGDKLAIGVLPSIGAYFMPIANRRLHQLYPRLRLAVREGATVQLLDMLREGRLDAVIGSPVADPDVSSAPLFSETLWACAAADDPLSAAEGPIKLPDLAGKPMLSLSSEFQLATIVAGLAREAGTHISRDYQGGSLDAVRQMAVMGAGVAVLPSLYALAEAVRDPEFVVRRIDHADARHDIALLWRKTSPLEDDCLRLAAHLVEVKREIVTARPDRFR
- the tgt gene encoding tRNA guanosine(34) transglycosylase Tgt gives rise to the protein MSSFSFDLQATDGRARTGVISTPRGEIRTPAFMPVGTAATVKAMMPDSVRATGADVLLGNTYHLMLRPTAERIDRLGGLHRFMNWDRPILTDSGGFQVMSLAGLRKLTEEGVTFKSHIDGSKHALTPERSMEIQRLLGSDIVMCFDECPALPADRDRIAESMRLSMRWARRSRDAFGDRPGHALFGIQQGGLEQDLREESAEALKEIGFEGYAVGGLAVGEGQEAMFSCLDYAPEQLPGDKPRYLMGVGKPDDIVGAVARGIDMMDCVLPSRSGRTGQVFTRRGVVNIKNARHSDDPRPLDEYCTCPACSNYSRAYLHHVFRAQEMISGMLLTWHNLHYYQEIMQGMRDAIAADTFDTWQKVFHATRAQGDIDPL